A region from the Halobacillus mangrovi genome encodes:
- a CDS encoding TIGR00282 family metallophosphoesterase — translation MRILFIGDVVGSPGRDMIDEYVPKLKQKYQPAVTIVNGENAASGKGITEKIYRRFLEKGAQAVTLGNHAWDKKEIFDFIDDADYLVRPANFPEGTPGKGMTFVKTPKGEVAVINLQGRTFLAPNDDPFRKVDELIEEAKKRTSIIFLDFHAETTSEKQAMGWYVDGRVSANVGTHTHVQTADERILPGGTAYITDVGMTGPYDEILGMDREAVIKRFLTNLPVRFEVPKKGRAQLSGFLVDVDEKSGQAKKVQRILINDDHPFFE, via the coding sequence ATGAGAATTTTATTTATCGGAGATGTAGTAGGTTCTCCAGGAAGAGATATGATTGACGAATATGTACCAAAACTGAAGCAAAAGTATCAGCCGGCAGTCACGATCGTCAATGGTGAAAATGCTGCATCAGGGAAAGGGATTACCGAGAAAATCTATCGAAGATTTCTTGAAAAAGGAGCGCAGGCCGTCACTCTTGGAAACCATGCATGGGACAAAAAAGAAATTTTTGATTTTATAGACGATGCTGATTACCTTGTCCGTCCTGCCAATTTTCCTGAAGGCACGCCAGGAAAGGGAATGACTTTTGTGAAAACTCCTAAGGGAGAGGTCGCTGTCATCAACCTCCAAGGACGCACGTTCTTAGCCCCCAATGATGATCCCTTCAGAAAAGTAGATGAACTAATAGAAGAAGCTAAAAAACGAACCTCTATCATCTTCCTTGATTTTCATGCTGAGACTACGAGTGAAAAGCAGGCTATGGGCTGGTATGTGGATGGACGAGTTAGCGCAAATGTGGGAACTCACACCCATGTTCAAACAGCTGATGAGAGAATTTTACCAGGAGGAACAGCTTATATAACAGATGTTGGCATGACTGGTCCTTATGACGAAATTTTAGGTATGGATCGAGAAGCAGTGATTAAGCGCTTTCTTACAAATCTACCAGTACGTTTTGAAGTTCCAAAAAAGGGAAGAGCACAACTAAGCGGATTTTTGGTAGATGTAGATGAGAAGTCGGGGCAGGCAAAAAAAGTTCAGCGTATATTAATCAATGACGACCATCCCTTCTTCGAATGA
- the ymfI gene encoding elongation factor P 5-aminopentanone reductase, which yields MSKRCLVIGASGEIGAAIVKRLAEAGYRVGVQFYSNYLAIEDLKSQIPTDQWEGAYQGDLGSSEGIREFLSILPNSWDAIVFSGGHLWKGLFQDMNEEDMDALYHVHTKAPWMITRHLLPAMIRMKRGNIVLISSIFGEEGASMEVAYSSVKASQLGFVKGLAKEVAPSGIRVNAITPGLINTKMNLELDVEELRVLEEDIPLGRSGTTREVADAVCFLLSEQSSYITGHSLKVNGGW from the coding sequence ATGAGTAAACGTTGTCTAGTTATTGGAGCAAGTGGGGAAATTGGGGCGGCTATTGTTAAAAGGCTTGCAGAAGCTGGTTATCGTGTCGGTGTCCAATTTTATTCCAATTATCTTGCTATTGAAGATCTTAAAAGTCAAATTCCAACTGACCAGTGGGAAGGGGCCTATCAAGGTGATCTCGGATCTTCAGAAGGAATTCGTGAGTTTTTATCTATTCTTCCAAATTCGTGGGATGCTATCGTTTTTTCAGGAGGTCACCTGTGGAAAGGGTTGTTTCAAGATATGAACGAGGAAGACATGGATGCTTTGTATCATGTGCATACAAAAGCGCCCTGGATGATTACACGACATCTGCTCCCAGCCATGATTAGGATGAAACGAGGAAACATTGTATTGATTTCTTCCATCTTCGGCGAAGAAGGTGCGAGCATGGAAGTTGCCTATAGTTCTGTAAAGGCTTCTCAATTAGGATTTGTTAAAGGACTAGCAAAGGAAGTCGCTCCTAGTGGAATTCGTGTCAACGCGATCACCCCTGGGTTAATTAATACTAAAATGAATCTTGAGCTGGATGTAGAGGAATTACGCGTTCTTGAAGAAGATATACCACTTGGGCGTTCCGGTACGACTCGTGAGGTCGCAGATGCTGTATGCTTTTTATTAAGTGAACAATCAAGCTATATTACAGGCCACTCATTAAAAGTTAATGGAGGCTGGTGA
- a CDS encoding competence/damage-inducible protein A, protein MNAEIVAVGTELLLGQIPNTNAQWISQKLATIGIPVYRHSVVGDNLERVKDTFQLAQSRSDLIVVTGGLGPTEDDLTRDAAKDVLNQDLMEDAVSMERIQMYYEKNNRTMTENNKKQALVLSGASVLQNDEGMAPGQIVEAAGKVWVFLPGVPSEMKMLMEQRVLPYFRNVFDLKSEIVSEMMRFIGIGESALEDELSDLIYEQKNPTLAPLASEGEVSLRLTATGESDQEAREKVASIKDAVLQRVGSYYYGSDEVAIESRVRDLLKEQGLTLGAAESLTGGRFIEKMISLPGASSVCQGSLVAYTPETKEQVIQVPNFIIKEFGTISYECAEVMALNAQHLLQADITVSFTGVAGPDPSEGHQPGNVFIGLQYCDEKPIVEHYYFDGSREKIRNRAVKKGYELLFHKLKKASS, encoded by the coding sequence ATGAATGCAGAAATCGTTGCAGTCGGAACAGAGCTATTACTTGGTCAAATTCCTAATACTAATGCCCAGTGGATCTCACAAAAGTTAGCCACCATAGGAATTCCTGTTTATCGTCACAGTGTCGTGGGAGATAATTTAGAACGTGTCAAAGATACTTTCCAACTTGCCCAAAGTCGATCTGATCTCATAGTAGTCACAGGTGGGCTTGGACCAACGGAAGATGATTTGACAAGAGATGCAGCCAAAGACGTCTTAAATCAAGACCTCATGGAAGATGCAGTTTCGATGGAAAGAATTCAAATGTATTACGAAAAAAACAATAGAACAATGACAGAAAATAATAAAAAGCAGGCGCTTGTCTTATCAGGTGCGAGTGTACTCCAAAATGACGAAGGGATGGCGCCGGGCCAGATCGTTGAGGCAGCTGGTAAAGTGTGGGTGTTCTTGCCTGGCGTGCCATCAGAGATGAAAATGTTGATGGAGCAGCGTGTTCTCCCTTATTTTCGTAATGTCTTCGACCTAAAATCGGAAATCGTCTCAGAAATGATGCGATTTATCGGGATTGGGGAATCGGCACTTGAAGATGAATTGTCTGACCTGATTTACGAGCAGAAAAACCCTACACTTGCGCCCCTTGCTAGTGAAGGGGAAGTATCACTGCGCTTGACAGCTACAGGTGAATCTGATCAGGAAGCCCGTGAAAAAGTTGCGTCTATAAAAGATGCTGTGCTTCAAAGAGTAGGAAGCTATTATTATGGAAGTGATGAAGTTGCCATTGAATCCAGAGTACGGGACCTCCTCAAAGAGCAAGGACTTACACTCGGCGCTGCAGAGAGTCTGACAGGGGGTAGGTTCATAGAAAAAATGATCTCACTGCCAGGGGCTTCCTCTGTGTGTCAAGGAAGCCTGGTTGCTTATACTCCCGAAACAAAAGAGCAGGTCATCCAAGTTCCAAATTTTATTATTAAAGAATTTGGAACGATTAGCTATGAATGTGCGGAGGTCATGGCCCTGAATGCTCAGCATTTGCTTCAGGCAGATATTACCGTCAGTTTTACTGGTGTAGCTGGCCCTGATCCGAGTGAAGGCCATCAGCCGGGAAATGTTTTCATTGGTCTTCAATATTGTGATGAGAAGCCGATTGTAGAGCATTACTATTTTGATGGAAGCCGTGAGAAGATTCGAAACAGGGCAGTTAAGAAAGGGTATGAATTGCTATTCCACAAACTTAAAAAAGCAAGTTCATAG
- a CDS encoding stage V sporulation protein S → MEVLKVSAKSVPNSVAGALANVVRERGTAEIQAIGAGALNQAVKAVAIARGFVAPSGMDLICIPAFTDIMIDEEERTAIKLIVEPR, encoded by the coding sequence ATGGAAGTATTAAAAGTATCAGCTAAATCCGTACCTAATTCAGTAGCAGGAGCTTTGGCAAACGTAGTAAGAGAACGCGGTACTGCTGAAATTCAAGCGATAGGTGCAGGTGCGCTTAATCAGGCGGTCAAAGCGGTTGCGATAGCCAGAGGATTTGTAGCCCCTAGTGGGATGGATTTAATTTGTATTCCTGCCTTTACCGACATTATGATTGATGAGGAGGAACGCACGGCAATTAAGTTGATTGTCGAACCTCGGTAG
- the pgsA gene encoding CDP-diacylglycerol--glycerol-3-phosphate 3-phosphatidyltransferase, producing MNLPNKITISRILLIPIFIILMSVPFNWGTFQMGEAELPVSHLAGAILFIIASTTDWIDGYIARKYNLVTNLGKFLDPLADKLLVSAALILLVEIGLAPAWIVIAIISREFAVTGLRLVAAGEGSVLAASQMGKLKTWIQIIAISILLLHNWPFAFVGFPLGTIVLYLALIITVYSGYEYFQKNWHVMRDSK from the coding sequence ATGAATTTGCCAAACAAAATTACGATTTCAAGAATTCTTCTCATCCCAATTTTTATTATTTTGATGAGTGTTCCGTTTAACTGGGGAACATTCCAAATGGGAGAGGCTGAACTACCTGTTTCCCACCTTGCCGGTGCAATTCTATTCATTATTGCTTCTACAACGGACTGGATTGATGGGTACATTGCAAGAAAATATAACCTAGTAACAAATTTGGGTAAGTTTCTCGATCCTCTAGCTGATAAGCTGCTTGTCAGTGCAGCCTTAATTCTGCTTGTAGAAATAGGGCTCGCTCCTGCATGGATCGTTATCGCGATCATCAGCCGTGAGTTTGCTGTAACTGGACTTCGACTTGTTGCTGCTGGAGAAGGTTCAGTGCTTGCTGCCAGTCAAATGGGTAAATTAAAAACTTGGATTCAGATTATTGCTATATCCATATTGCTGCTCCATAACTGGCCGTTTGCTTTTGTAGGTTTCCCGCTTGGAACGATTGTTCTGTATTTGGCTCTTATTATTACTGTCTATTCTGGGTATGAATATTTCCAAAAAAACTGGCACGTTATGAGAGATTCAAAATGA
- a CDS encoding DUF3243 domain-containing protein — MSVLDNFDSWKSFLGDRLHQAQGQGMDQSAVSDLAYEIGNYLATSVDAKNDQEAVLRDLWNVADEKEQHAIANMMVKLVKNEGTQP, encoded by the coding sequence ATGTCAGTTCTTGACAATTTTGATTCTTGGAAATCTTTTCTAGGCGATCGTTTGCATCAGGCACAAGGACAAGGAATGGATCAAAGCGCAGTTTCAGACCTTGCTTACGAAATTGGAAATTACTTAGCAACTTCTGTAGATGCGAAAAATGATCAGGAAGCTGTTCTTCGCGATCTTTGGAACGTTGCTGACGAGAAAGAGCAGCACGCCATTGCAAACATGATGGTGAAACTTGTAAAAAATGAAGGTACTCAGCCTTAA
- the yfmH gene encoding EF-P 5-aminopentanol modification-associated protein YfmH has product MEELVYQQLNEKVYQETMDNGLKVFLLSKPEMAKTFGIFTTNYGSIDQTFTPIGKNEKVTVPEGIAHFLEHKLFEKEDRDVFQDFTKLGASANAFTSFTKTAYLFSATSQIEKNVETLIDFVQNPYFSEESVEKEKGIIAQEIRMYDDQPDWRSFFGTIQSLYHNHPVKVDIAGTVDSIQKITKDDLYTCYETFYHPSNMVLFVAGNFEPEAMMKLIRENQAGKEFPEAPEINRSYPDEPTAVSKKENSIKMPVTTAKAMVGVKENVGELSGEELLRAELLSGMILDYYFSKSGKFYEELYKEDLIDDSFQFETELDRQFGFTIIGGDSRKPDEMAKRVKEMLHELKAESISEEDFTRMKRKKIGQFMRALNSLEFIANQFTHYHTLGVDLFDVLPVIESLSTKDADEYLQHWIKEEAISVFQVKPQAS; this is encoded by the coding sequence GTGGAAGAATTAGTATATCAGCAATTAAACGAGAAAGTATATCAGGAAACGATGGATAATGGATTAAAAGTTTTTTTACTGTCGAAGCCTGAAATGGCAAAGACATTTGGAATCTTCACAACCAATTATGGTTCAATCGACCAGACTTTCACTCCTATTGGTAAAAATGAAAAAGTGACTGTCCCTGAAGGTATCGCGCACTTTCTTGAGCATAAACTCTTTGAAAAAGAAGACAGAGATGTGTTCCAAGACTTTACAAAGCTCGGGGCATCAGCTAACGCTTTCACTTCATTTACGAAAACCGCTTATTTGTTTTCTGCAACGAGTCAAATAGAAAAAAATGTAGAAACACTGATTGACTTTGTTCAAAATCCATACTTCAGTGAAGAATCTGTTGAAAAAGAAAAGGGAATTATCGCTCAAGAAATCCGCATGTATGATGATCAGCCAGATTGGCGTTCTTTCTTTGGAACGATTCAAAGCTTGTACCATAACCATCCTGTAAAAGTCGATATTGCTGGAACGGTAGATTCTATTCAAAAGATCACAAAGGATGACTTATACACTTGTTACGAGACATTTTACCACCCCTCCAATATGGTTTTATTCGTGGCAGGTAATTTTGAGCCTGAAGCAATGATGAAACTAATACGAGAGAATCAGGCAGGAAAAGAGTTCCCAGAAGCACCTGAGATCAATCGGTCATATCCTGATGAACCGACTGCCGTTTCAAAAAAAGAGAATTCTATAAAGATGCCCGTCACTACGGCCAAGGCAATGGTCGGGGTAAAAGAAAATGTTGGTGAACTTTCAGGTGAAGAATTGCTGCGTGCAGAGTTGTTATCGGGAATGATTCTTGATTATTACTTCTCTAAAAGCGGTAAGTTTTATGAAGAACTTTACAAAGAAGACTTAATTGATGACAGCTTTCAATTTGAAACAGAGCTTGATCGACAATTTGGTTTTACCATCATAGGGGGAGACTCCAGAAAGCCTGATGAAATGGCAAAACGTGTGAAAGAGATGCTTCATGAATTGAAAGCTGAAAGCATCTCGGAAGAGGATTTCACACGCATGAAGCGGAAAAAAATCGGTCAATTCATGCGAGCATTAAATTCACTCGAGTTTATTGCGAACCAATTCACTCATTATCATACACTTGGAGTCGACCTATTTGATGTCTTGCCTGTCATTGAATCATTAAGTACAAAAGATGCTGATGAGTATTTGCAGCATTGGATTAAAGAAGAAGCTATTTCCGTGTTTCAGGTGAAACCTCAGGCATCATGA
- the rny gene encoding ribonuclease Y: MDLISSLIFILLALIVGSVVGYLIRKSIAEAKISSAEELAKQIVEEGRRNAESAKKEALLEAKEENQKFRQEAENEIRERRMELQKTENRLTQKEENLDRKSGTLDQRDLSLEKKEGALAERQQQIEEMESKVKAMLQEQQTELERISGLTSDQAKQIILERVEQEVSHESALMIKEAENRAKEEADKKAKSILSLALQRCAADHVAETTVSVVNLPNDEMKGRIIGREGRNIRTLETLTGIDLIIDDTPEAVILSGFDPIRRETARMALEKLVQDGRIHPARIEEMVDKSRREVDDYIREVGEQTTFEVGVHGLHPDLIKILGRLKYRTSYGQNVLKHSTEVAYLSGLLAAELGEDEMLARRAGLLHDIGKAIDHEVEGSHVEIGKELATKYKENDTVINAIASHHGDEEPTSIISVLVAAADALSAARPGARSETLENYIKRLEKLEEISESYDGVEKSFAIQAGREVRIMVRPDEIDDLEATRLARDIRNRIEGELDYPGHIKVTVIRETRSVEYAK, from the coding sequence ATGGATTTAATATCCTCGCTCATCTTCATTTTGCTTGCCCTCATCGTCGGTTCTGTTGTTGGTTATCTTATTCGGAAATCGATTGCGGAGGCGAAAATTTCCAGCGCTGAAGAGCTTGCCAAACAGATTGTGGAAGAAGGTCGACGCAATGCTGAATCAGCGAAAAAAGAAGCTCTTCTTGAAGCCAAAGAAGAAAATCAGAAATTTCGTCAAGAAGCGGAGAACGAAATTCGTGAACGCCGCATGGAACTGCAGAAAACTGAAAATCGTTTAACACAGAAAGAAGAGAATCTTGATCGTAAGAGTGGAACGCTTGACCAGCGTGATCTTTCACTCGAAAAGAAAGAAGGAGCTCTTGCCGAGAGACAACAACAAATTGAAGAAATGGAAAGCAAAGTGAAAGCTATGCTTCAAGAACAGCAAACCGAGCTTGAACGGATTTCAGGCTTGACATCAGACCAGGCGAAACAGATCATACTCGAACGAGTGGAGCAGGAAGTATCGCATGAGTCAGCTCTAATGATTAAAGAAGCAGAAAATCGTGCGAAAGAAGAAGCAGATAAGAAAGCGAAAAGCATTCTTTCACTGGCCCTGCAACGATGTGCTGCTGATCATGTCGCAGAAACGACGGTTTCTGTTGTCAACCTTCCAAACGATGAGATGAAAGGCCGAATCATTGGACGTGAGGGCCGTAACATCCGCACATTGGAAACGTTGACAGGGATTGATTTAATTATCGACGATACGCCGGAAGCTGTTATTCTCTCAGGATTTGATCCAATTCGAAGAGAAACAGCTCGAATGGCTCTCGAGAAACTTGTCCAGGACGGAAGAATTCACCCAGCCCGAATCGAAGAGATGGTGGATAAATCACGTCGTGAGGTAGATGACTACATTCGCGAAGTTGGCGAACAAACTACTTTCGAAGTGGGAGTTCACGGACTTCACCCAGACCTAATCAAAATCCTTGGTCGCTTGAAATATCGTACAAGTTATGGCCAGAACGTCTTAAAACACTCTACAGAGGTAGCCTACTTATCAGGTTTATTAGCTGCAGAGTTAGGAGAAGACGAAATGCTCGCGCGTCGAGCAGGCTTGCTGCATGATATTGGAAAAGCTATCGACCATGAGGTTGAAGGCAGCCACGTTGAGATTGGTAAAGAACTAGCAACGAAATACAAAGAAAATGACACCGTCATCAATGCGATTGCTTCCCACCACGGTGATGAGGAACCAACTTCTATCATATCCGTATTAGTTGCGGCGGCTGATGCTCTATCAGCGGCACGCCCAGGAGCAAGAAGTGAGACGCTTGAGAATTACATTAAGCGCCTTGAAAAACTTGAAGAAATCTCCGAATCCTATGATGGGGTTGAGAAGTCCTTTGCTATTCAGGCAGGTCGTGAAGTGAGAATTATGGTTCGCCCTGATGAAATTGATGATCTTGAAGCTACTAGATTAGCACGAGATATTCGAAACCGAATCGAGGGAGAACTCGATTATCCAGGTCATATTAAAGTAACAGTGATTCGTGAAACACGTTCTGTGGAGTATGCGAAATAA
- the recA gene encoding recombinase RecA produces MSDRKQALDMALRQIEKQFGKGSIMKLGENAEQKVNTVPSGSLALDVALGVGGYPRGRIVEIYGPESSGKTTVALHAIAEAQRKGGQAAFIDAEHALDPVYARNLGVNIDELLLSQPDTGEQALEIAEALVRSGAVDMVVIDSVAALVPKAEIEGEMGDAHVGLQARLMSQALRKLSGAINKSKTTAIFINQIREKVGVMFGNPETTPGGRALKFYSSVRLEVRRAETLKQGNEMVGNKTRLKVVKNKVAPPFKQAEVDIMYGEGISREGELLDIGTDLDLIQKSGSWYSYNDERLGQGRENAKQFLKENAEVYDEVKRLIREHYGMEYDEDGNASNAESQETLDV; encoded by the coding sequence ATGAGTGATCGTAAACAAGCATTAGATATGGCTTTACGTCAGATAGAGAAGCAATTCGGCAAAGGTTCCATTATGAAATTGGGAGAAAACGCTGAACAGAAAGTTAATACCGTTCCGAGCGGGTCGCTTGCGTTGGATGTCGCGTTAGGTGTTGGAGGGTATCCTCGTGGCAGAATCGTAGAAATTTATGGGCCAGAATCTTCTGGTAAAACGACGGTAGCGCTGCATGCCATTGCGGAAGCACAGCGTAAAGGTGGTCAAGCAGCGTTTATCGACGCTGAGCACGCACTAGATCCTGTTTATGCTCGAAACTTAGGGGTTAATATAGATGAGCTGTTACTATCACAACCAGATACTGGTGAACAAGCTTTAGAGATTGCAGAAGCTCTAGTTCGCAGTGGTGCTGTAGATATGGTCGTTATTGACTCCGTAGCTGCACTTGTGCCTAAGGCTGAGATTGAAGGGGAAATGGGAGACGCTCACGTTGGACTGCAAGCACGTCTGATGTCCCAGGCTCTTCGTAAGCTTTCCGGTGCAATAAACAAGTCAAAAACGACGGCTATTTTCATTAACCAAATTCGTGAAAAAGTTGGTGTCATGTTCGGAAACCCTGAAACGACTCCTGGCGGGCGTGCACTAAAATTCTATTCTTCTGTTCGCCTTGAGGTCCGCCGTGCAGAAACTTTGAAACAAGGAAATGAAATGGTGGGGAATAAAACGAGATTGAAAGTTGTTAAAAATAAAGTGGCTCCTCCATTCAAACAGGCTGAAGTTGATATCATGTATGGAGAAGGAATTTCAAGAGAAGGGGAACTGCTTGATATCGGTACAGACCTTGATCTCATCCAGAAGAGCGGTTCGTGGTATTCCTACAATGATGAACGCCTGGGACAAGGTCGAGAAAATGCGAAGCAGTTCTTAAAAGAAAATGCGGAAGTATATGATGAAGTGAAACGCTTAATCCGTGAACACTATGGCATGGAGTATGATGAAGACGGAAATGCCTCGAATGCGGAAAGTCAAGAAACCCTCGACGTATAA
- a CDS encoding helix-turn-helix domain-containing protein, translated as MEMDIGSRLREARESKGLSLEEVQENTKIQKRYLQAIENNEFKVLPGKFYTRAFIREYAAAVGLDPEQVMEEHKGELPTYEDEEAIQYSRVQKTRKETTAKASGGSRVFPSLLTLLVIVGTLFMVWFFLLNNDSSENGKAQDTSESSDEVFVPADSEDDSSEEGQKEEEDAPSDGASDEDQSAEKEQDQAEEKPEVEMNLVEEGSGGFPEHVFEVSGVKEGTLTIELTGTSYLEVHAPKNGENLIQPIEYTIDKSPITVELSGKEQLYIKTGNAPGTTVKVNDQEVEFPNKELSTQKLLLNFKE; from the coding sequence ATGGAGATGGATATTGGCTCTAGACTGAGAGAGGCACGGGAGTCTAAGGGACTTTCTTTAGAAGAAGTACAGGAGAATACTAAGATACAGAAGCGCTATCTGCAAGCCATTGAGAACAACGAGTTTAAAGTTCTTCCTGGTAAATTTTATACGAGAGCATTTATAAGAGAATATGCAGCAGCAGTCGGCCTTGATCCCGAACAAGTGATGGAGGAACATAAAGGAGAACTCCCCACTTATGAAGATGAAGAGGCGATCCAATACAGCCGTGTGCAAAAAACAAGAAAAGAAACGACTGCAAAAGCATCCGGAGGCTCCAGGGTGTTTCCTAGCTTGCTGACGCTACTGGTCATTGTTGGTACTTTATTTATGGTATGGTTCTTCCTTTTGAACAATGATTCATCTGAAAATGGTAAAGCTCAAGACACTTCAGAATCTAGTGATGAAGTTTTTGTGCCTGCAGATTCCGAAGATGATTCTTCAGAAGAGGGACAAAAAGAAGAGGAAGATGCACCGTCTGATGGAGCATCTGATGAAGATCAATCCGCTGAAAAAGAGCAAGATCAGGCTGAAGAAAAGCCAGAAGTTGAAATGAATCTTGTAGAAGAAGGATCAGGAGGTTTTCCTGAACATGTGTTTGAAGTGTCAGGCGTAAAAGAAGGCACTCTTACCATTGAATTAACAGGAACAAGCTACCTTGAAGTACATGCGCCTAAAAATGGCGAAAATCTGATTCAACCGATAGAATATACGATCGATAAATCGCCGATTACAGTAGAACTGAGTGGGAAAGAACAGCTCTACATCAAGACCGGTAATGCCCCTGGCACAACGGTTAAAGTCAATGATCAAGAAGTGGAATTTCCAAATAAGGAACTTTCTACACAAAAACTCTTGCTCAACTTCAAGGAATAA
- a CDS encoding DUF3388 domain-containing protein, whose translation MEKKEWYLEYEIQYNRPGLLGDISSLLGMMSINIVTINGVENSHRGMLLLCNDEEQITRLKSILNTMDTIKVTKLRKPKLRDRLAVRHGRYIHSDVDDRKTFRFNREDLGLLVDFMAELFMKEGHKLVGIRGMPRVGKTESVVAASVCANKRWLFVSSTLLKQTVRNQLIEEEYSEDNLYIIDGIVSARRATEKHWQLVREIMRLPATKVIEHPDIFVQETEYKMDDFDYIIELRNNEDEEITYETVEKPDMSMNDGFSMFDF comes from the coding sequence ATGGAAAAAAAAGAGTGGTATTTAGAATATGAAATCCAATATAACCGCCCTGGATTATTAGGGGATATTTCTTCATTATTAGGTATGATGTCCATAAATATCGTGACCATCAACGGTGTAGAAAACTCACATCGCGGCATGCTCTTGCTATGTAACGATGAAGAGCAGATTACGCGGTTAAAATCCATTTTAAATACAATGGACACGATTAAAGTGACGAAATTACGCAAGCCAAAATTAAGGGATCGTTTAGCTGTCAGACACGGCCGTTATATACATAGTGATGTTGATGATCGGAAAACGTTCCGGTTCAACAGAGAAGATTTAGGTCTCTTAGTCGATTTTATGGCAGAGCTTTTCATGAAAGAAGGCCACAAACTAGTTGGGATTCGAGGAATGCCGCGTGTAGGAAAAACCGAGTCTGTCGTAGCAGCAAGTGTGTGTGCCAATAAACGGTGGTTATTTGTATCCAGTACGTTACTGAAGCAGACGGTGCGTAATCAGCTCATCGAAGAAGAATATAGCGAAGATAATCTGTATATCATTGATGGAATTGTTTCAGCGAGACGTGCAACGGAGAAACATTGGCAGCTTGTAAGGGAAATCATGAGGCTTCCCGCTACAAAAGTAATCGAGCATCCGGATATTTTTGTACAAGAAACTGAATATAAAATGGATGATTTTGATTACATTATCGAGCTTCGCAATAACGAGGATGAGGAAATAACATATGAGACTGTGGAAAAACCAGACATGTCCATGAATGATGGTTTTTCTATGTTTGATTTTTAA